A region of Anopheles merus strain MAF chromosome 2R, AmerM5.1, whole genome shotgun sequence DNA encodes the following proteins:
- the LOC121590223 gene encoding 15-hydroxyprostaglandin dehydrogenase [NAD(+)]-like: protein MDLKNKVALVTGAATGLGRAFSEELLKHGAKVVICDLDSDAGELTVEELEKQYGARVLFCHCDVTDYIQFEEAFEYTVNMFKEVNIVINNAEIMNDNFWELEVDVNLNGAIRGTLLAQKFMDKSKGKGGGVLVNIGSGVSVTPQLSTPIYTATKHAILGLTKACGDPFHHANTNVRAFAYCPGPIENSSSHNKRFMSPAYEKAKELDMAGVQLQRMEHVAKELIPLLKNAPTGSIWLVTGGKPAKEIPYSSI from the exons ATggatttgaaaaataaagtCGCACTTGTGACCGGCGCTGCCACTGGGCTAGGCAGGGCGTTTAGTGAGGAGTTGCTAAAACATGGAGCTAAG GTTGTCATATGCGATTTGGACTCGGACGCCGGCGAATTGACGGTGGAAGAGCTCGAAAAACAATACGGCGCACGGGTACTGTTTTGCCATTGTGACGTGACCGACTACATCCAGTTCGAAG AGGCATTCGAGTACACGGTGAACATGTTTAAGGAGGTAAACATTGTGATAAACAACGCAGAAATCATGAACGACAACTTCTGGGAGCTGGAGGTGGATGTGAATCTGAACGGTGCCATACGCGGAACGCTGCTAGCGCAAAAGTTTATGGACAAAAGCAAAGGAAAGGGGGGCGGCGTGCTGGTCAACATTGGCTCGGGTGTTAGCGTCACGCCGCAGCTATCGACACCGATCTACACCGCCACCAAGCATGCCATTCTCGGGCTGACCAAAGCCTGTGGTGATCCGTTCCATCACGCCAACACCAACGTGCGAGCATTTGCTTACTGTCCTGGACCGATCGAAAACTCGTCATCGCACAACAAACGGTTCATGTCGCCGGCGTACGAAAAGGCGAAAGAATTGGATATGGCTGGTGTGCAGCTACAACG AATGGAACATGTGGCCAAAGAGTTGATACCACTGTTAAAAAATGCACCCACCGGCTCCATATGGCTCGTGACGGGAGGCAAACCGGCGAAAGAGATACCGTACAGcagcatttaa